The genomic segment GGGGCGACCACTGCATGATATCACCGATGGCGCGGGGTCTGGGCGGTGGAGTCACGGCTGTTGCTCCCGGTTTCTAAGGGTGTGTCCCAGGGGATAAAACGTCATGGTTTCTTGCATTCCTGCCGAAATTGGAACAGTCGGGTCGCCGGGGCGCTCGCCATCTGCAACGTTCTGGCATTTATTGATTTGCGCCTCGATTGGCCATCCAGAACGGGGTGTCAGTGGCCGGTCTCGATGGTAGTTTTACAAATATACAAAGTAGCTCTGCCAATTGCAAGGATCCGTAGTGGAGCGTAGATTAAGGAAGTATTATGAATGCGTGTCCGGGCTGTTTCGAATTGGTCACGGAATTCCGGATACGCAATAATTGGAGACGCGTTGGAAACGCAGTGGCGGCGCGCCTCGAACCGGAATACGTAAGGGAAAGGAAAGAGAGTCATGAGGAGAAAAGGTTTTACGCTTATTGAATTGCTGGTGGTCATCGCCATCATCGGCATTCTGGCGGCCATCCTGTTGCCGGCCCTGGCGCGCGCGCGCGAGGCCGCACGGCGGGCCAGTTGCCAGAACAACCTCAAGCAGTGGGGCCTGGTGCTCAAGATGTACGCCAACGAGTCCCAGGGGGAAAAGTGGCCGGATATCGACTACTGGAGCATCAAGGATGCGAGCTTCATTGCGAGCCTCGCGCCGAACTTCACCGTGTGGCCGATGGGCCAGGGCCCGCGCGGGATCGCGATTTATCCGGATTACCTGACGGATCTGAACATCAATAAGTGCCCGAGCTCCGGGAATCGCACGGGCTGGGCCGGCTGGACCCTCCCCTATCCCGAGGGCGAATCGGCGGAACACTGCCACGAGGAGAACAGCTGGTTTCTCACGGTGGTGGACGACGCCACGGGCGAAGTCGGCACTGTCGACTGGGGTAACCCCAACAGCCCCTGCAACAACGGCCGCTACTTCGTGAACAACTACCCCGGCTACATGTACCTGTCCAAACTCTTCCGGCCCGAATGGTTCAACGACGCGAACAACTGCCTGTACATTCACGACGTGCTTGACGACGATGTGCCGACGGTCACCCGAATCGGCAGCTGGATCGACAAGGACGCGCGGCTGACACTGCCGACGCCGCTGGCGGACGGCACAACCAGCGTGACCGCGCTGCACCTCCGCGAAGGTGTTGAGCGCTTCATGATCACGGATATCAACAACCCCGGCGCCTCCGCCAAGGCCCAGAGCGAGGTTCCGGTCATGCTTGACCGCGCCGCGTCCAACAACAACGGGCGAATCAGCAGCGCCTCCTTCACGCACGTGCCGGGCGGCGCCAACATCCTGTACATGGACGGGCATGCCCGCTTTGTAAGATACCCGGCCACGCAGGCCAACGAATTCCCCCTCTCGGAGAATTTTGTTCGCTACGTAAGCGTGAACGTGGGCACGGCTGGCTGATACGCGGCAGGATCGCATTGCTTCCCGTATGGCGCGGGAGACCCTGGTTGGCAGGGTCTCCCGCGCGTTTTTTTTTGGGGTGAAGTTCTGATAGTGCCGCGTCCGGACTGTGGGGTAGCATTTTAGCGGTCTGACGTGCGAAACAGTATGTGTTATTACGAGTGGAGTTGGTGGGCATGGAGCGCCGGCAGGGCGCCCGCGCTCCATGGTTGAATCAGCCGGCGGGCCGCCGGCGCTCTCATTGGTCCGCGCTTCCTTTGTGATGCCGGGCTCGTTGGGAGATGCCGGCTCCCATTGCCGCGGACACGAATGTCCGCGATCCTTTGATTCACGCTCTCTTGTCCGAGACATGCTTTCACGCCGGGGGGCTTCATTCCGCCAATGTGTTACTTCCTGTTTATTGTTGGAACTGCTCCCCTTCTTTATGGGCGGTGTTGGGGCGCGGGGGCCCGGCCGACGATCCGGGGCTTGACAACGGGGGAGATAATCCCTATAATTCCGCTAGGAATTTATTATTATGTTTTCATCGCGCGCACGATACGGTTTGAAGGCCATGGCGGTGCTGGCGGCCCGGCACGCCGCCGACACCCTCGTGTCCGCGGACGAGATCGTGGCGACCGAGCACATTCCCGCCAAGTACCTGGAGAGCATTCTGACGGCGCTTCGCAAGCGGGGCCTGCTGGTCAGCCGCCGGGGCCCGGCCGGCGGCTACCGCCTGGCGCGCCCGCCCGAGGAGATATCGCTTGCGGACGTGGTTCGGACGCTGGATGGGGCCTTCGCCCCCACCACCTGCGCCCGCACCCGGAATCCGGTGTGCTGCGAGGGCTGCGACGACATGGCGTCGTGCTATATCCGGCCCTTCATGCGCCGGGTGCGCGACGAGATGGCCAAGGTGCTCGAAGGGCAGACGGTGGCGGATTTGTGCGCGTCGTATTGTTTGCCCGGCGACGAGTCCGATGCGGCGAAGGCGCGGCGCCGCCGGCCAAACTGAAGACCGAAACTGAACTGAGCAGGCAATGTGGAGAACGCGGGAATGACATGGGAAGCGCTGTTAACGATCGGCGTGGTGGCCGGCGTGCTGGTCTCGTTGATACGCAATGTGGCTTCGCCGGCGTTCATACTGTTGGCGGCCATCGGCGTAATCATGACCGCGCAGGCCTTGAGCGGGACGGATCGGCTGCCGGGGGCCGACGCGGCGGTGGCCGGCTTCGGGAACTCGGGCCTTATTACGGTGGGGCTGCTCTTCGTCGTGGTGGCGGGGCTCGTGCATACGGGCGCCCTGGACCGGTTTGCGAGCCCGCTGCTTGGGCAGCCGCGGACGGTTCGTGGGGCGCAGGCGCGATTGCTCCCGCTGGCATGCGGGCTGAGCGGCTTTTTGAATAATACGCCGCTGGTGGCGATGTTCATCCCCGTGGTGAAGGATTTGAGCAAGCGCACGCGCATTCCCGCCTCGAAACTGTTGCTTCCGCTTTCCTACGCGACGATATTCGGCGGGACCTGCACGATCATCGGCACCAGCACGAACCTGGTGGTTAATGGATTGGTCTCGAAGACGCCCGGGCTGACGCCGCTGGGCTTCTTCGAGATTGCGTGGGTCGGCTTGCCGGTCGCGGTCGTGGGCCTGTTGTACGTGCTCCTCGTCTCCGACCGGCTCCTGCCCGGGCGGGATGCCGCGATCGATCTCGGCGAGGACCCTCGCCGCTACACTGCGGAAGTGCGGGTGGCGCCGGGCGGGCCGATGGTCGGCAAGTCCATCGAAAAGGCGGGCCTGCGCCACCTGCCCGGGCTGTTCCTGGCGGAAATTGAGCGCGGCGGCCGGATCCTCCCGGCCGTGGCGCCCAACGAAGTGCTCCAGGCGGACGATGGGCTCGTATTTGTCGGCGTCGTGGATTCGGTCACGGATCTGCACCGCATGCCGGGCATCGTGCCCGCGACGAACCAGGTATTCAAATTGAAGGCGCCCCGCGAGCAGCGCTGCCTGGTGGAAGCGGTCGTTTCGCCCGCGTGCCCCCTGGTGGGCCGCAGTATCCGCGAGGGGCGCTTCCGCGACCGGTATGAGGCGGCGGTGCTGGCGGTGGGGCGCGGCGGCGACCGGCTGACCGGCAAACTGGGCGATATTGTGCTCCAGGCGGGCGACACGCTCCTGCTGGAGAGCCACGCCTCCTTTCCGGAGCGCTATGGAAACTCGCGGCACTTTTACCTCGTAAGCAGCATCGACAATTCGGCCCCACGCCGGCACGAACGGGCGTGGGTCGCGATCATCATCCTGGTTGCGATGATCGCGGCGGCGGCCAGCGGCGTGCTGACCATGCTCAACGCGGCGCTGCTGGCCGGCGGGCTCATGATGCTGGCGGGCTGCTGCACGGGCTCGGAAGCGCAGCGCGGCATCGAGTGGCCCGTCCTGATTGTCATCGGCGCGGCCCTGGGCCTGGGCGACGCGCTCGACCGGAGCGGCGCCGCGAGTTTTATTGCCGAAGGCCTCATCGGGCTGGCGGGCGGCAATCCCTGGCTGGTATTGCTTATCGTCGTGATCGTAACCTCGTTCTTCACGGAACTGATCACCAACAACGCGGCGGCGGTGCTGGTCTTTCCGATATCGCTGTCCGCAGTGGAGGCGATGAACGTCAATCCCACGCCGTTTATCGTGGCGATTATGGTGGCCGCATCGGCCAGTTTCGCCACGCCCTTCGGCTACCAGACCAATCTCATGGTATACGGCCCGGGCGGCTACCGGTTTGCGGACTACCTGCGCATCGGCATCCCCCTCAATGTGCTGATGATGATTCTGGTCACCTTGCTGGCGCCGCTGGTCTGGGGATTTTGAGTTCCGCCGCCGGCTGGCGCCGCAGGGAAACCCGCGGGCCGCGCGGTGCGTCCAACATTGCGTTCCGCGACACCAACCGTCATTATGGCACGGGCAATTCGGCAGCAAATGGCGACGCCAGGACCCCGATATGATTGAAAAGATCCTGAAAGAGCAGAAACGAATGAAGAAGAGACTGCGGGAGACCTATGTGTACCGCGTCTTCGGCGAAAAGCTCTTTCACAGCCGGCTCTGGGTGCATGATCAGCGCGCGATCGCGGGCGGGCTCGCGCTGGGGATGTTTATCGCTTTCACACCCACCATCCCCCTCCAAATGCTCCTTGCGGCGTGCGGCGCGCTCTACTTTCGCCTGAACCTCCCCATCGCGCTGGCCGCATGCTGGGTCACGAACCCGGTAACCATGGCGCCAATCTACATGACCGCATGGAAGGTCGGGCGCTATATCCTTGAGGAAGTGGCCTTTGTGGAGGATACCTTCGATCTTTTTTCGCAGCGCACGCGTATTGGCAGCATTATACGCCACAGCGCGTACCTGTGGACCGGTTCCCTGATCCTGGCCACCTGTGTCGCCACGCTCTCCTATATCGTCGCCCGGCTGGCCTGGGGTCTGGGAGAGCGGATCTTCGCGCGGCGCTGAGCGATCGGATCGATCGCCGCTTGACGCCGCCGTGCGCGCGTATTAAGATTGCCGAAGGGGGCGCGGAGGTCCATGCCATGTACTGGGCGCAAACGGATTCCTGGTATCTCGAACGGATTATCTGGCTGGTGGCGGGCAGCTTCACGCTGGCCGGCACGCTGCTGGCCTGGCTGGTCAGCCCGTGGTGGCTCCTGCTTACCGGGCTGGTCGGGGTGAACCTGCTGATATTCGCCTTTACCGGCTTCTGCATCATGGCGAATATCCTTACGGCGCTCGGGGCCCGATCCCGCGTGCCCGGCGCGCCGTCACCGTTGGGTGAAGAATAGCGCGCGCCCGGGACCCGCGCGGCCCGGCGTTCATTCCAACGAATAGTTTTCGGGCTCGGGCGGTATATCCTCCATCCGGCGCGCTATGCTTTTACGGCGGCCCGTGCTACACTACCCCGAACGAGGAACGGGCCACCCCCGATGGCGGCCCTTGCAGGAGGAATGACGCGCATGTTTGGAGCAATTGGACGCTGGTTTCGCGCGGTGGGCTATTTTTTGTCGGGCAATATCGACGCGTCGCGGCGTAATCTGGACACCAACCCCCATGTGATGCAGGCCCGCTACGACGACGTGGTGCGCGACAAGACCGCGCGCTTCCACCAGTACAAGCAGGCGGTCGCGGGCCTGATCGCGCAGCAGGAGGGCAAGATCCAGACCGCCAAGACGCTGACCGAAGAAATCCGCCGCCTCGATCAGCTTAAGGCGGGGGCCCTGGCGAAGGCGCGCAAAAAAGTGGAGGAGCTGAAGGCCCAGGGCGTCGCGCAGGAACAAATCAAGCTCAACGACGAGTATATGAAATGCCTCGCGGCCTACAACGACTTTACGTCCACGCTCGACGAGAAGAACAGGCACGTCGAGGATCTCGAAAAGGATATCGACGACTACGGCGCGCGCATCAAGGAGCACAAGCTCCAGATGCAGGGGCTCATGCGCGAAATCGAGAAGATTAAATCCGAATCGAAGGACGCCGTGGCCGATGTGATTTCCGCGCGCGAGGAAAAGGAGATCGCGGACGCCCTGGCCGGCCTCTCGCAGGATGGCAGCGACGCCGACCTTCAGGAACTGCGCAAGCTCCGCACCGAGGTCAAGGCGGAGGCCCGCATCTCCAAGGAACTGAGCGGAACCAACACGCGCGTGCTGGAGGAAGAGTTCCTGGCCTACGCGATGCAGTCGGAAAAGAGCGACGAGTTCGACGCCCTCATCGGGCTTGCGGGCGAGGCGGAACAGGCCGCCAGCGCGCCGGAGAAGGACGAGGCCGAGCGCCTGCCGGAATAAGGACCGCGAGGGGAGCTGACCATGGACTCACCCGCCTACGGGTTCCTCCGCGAGGCCGGCCGGATAATCAATGCCGGCCAGTCGCGTTCCATCGCCCTGACGGGCAACATCTACGACCTCTTTTGCCTTTCCGGCGACAGCCGCGGCGCCTATGTCCCCCTGATCGATTTCCTGATTGGCCACTGGTCCATCCCAAGCCACATCCTCCTCGTGTATGAGGTGAATGGGCCAATCCGCTTCGTCCGCGAGGGCGATCAGGCCCGGCTCCGGGACGCCTGGCTTCAGTGGCGCACGGGGAAAACCGCCGACGACCTGGCGATCCAGCGCATGCTCGACCGGAGCCCCCCGATGGCGGCGGGCGAACGGGACTTCGATGTCCAGCTCCAGCAGGCGATCGGCCAGCCGTCCGTCGCGCTGGAACTGCTTCGCCAGCTTTGCCTCTGCTCGCGCAGCGAACTGAACGGCCAGCCGCTGCTCCGGCAGAACCTCATTGTGCTTATTGAAGGCGCGGACCTCATCCTGCCGGAAGGCGAAATCGCGCACCTCTCCGATCGCGATCGGCACCGCCTCAATATCTGCTATGACTGGTTCTCCGACCCCGGCTTCGTCAATGGCGGGGACGCCGCCGTGTTGATCGCCGAATCCCGCAGCCTCCTCAACCAGCGCATAGCGCGCCTCCCGCACCTCCTGGAGGTCACTGTTCCCGCTCCGGATGAGGCCTGCCGGCTGCATTTTATCAATTGGTTTCGGAGCCAGCCCGCCACCGGCGGGCCCCTCGATCTCTGGAGTAGCCCCGAGGACCTGGCGACGGCTTCCGCCGGCCTCTCCACCCAGGCGCTGATGCAGCTCCTCAAGGGCGCCGCGCACCAGGCGGCCCCGCTCACCCGCGACGCCGTTATCGAGAAAGTCGGCGCCTACATCGAGATGCAGCTCGGCGAGGACATGGTGGAATTCAAGCGCCCGAGCCACACCCTGGACGACGTGGTGGGCTTTCGCAACCTCAAACGCTTCCTGCGCGACGAGCTCATGCCGCGCATCGCCGCCGGCGGGGACGACGCCCTGCCCGGCGCGGCGGTGGGCGGCGCCATCGGCAGCGGAAAGACCTTCATCTTCGAGGCCGTCGCGGCGGAACTCGACATGGTCGTCCTCGTGTTGAAGAACATCCGCAGCCAGTGGTACGGCCAGACCGATGTGCTCTTCGAACGCCTCCGGCGCGTGCTGGAGGCGCTCTCGAAGGTCCTGATCTTCGTGGACGAGGCCGACACCCAGTTCGGCGGCGTGGGGCCCGAGGAACATTCCACCGAGCGCCGCCTCACGGGCAAGATCCAGGCCATGATGTCCGACACGCGCCTGCGCGGCCGCGTTACCTGGCTCCTCATGACCGCGCGCATTCATCTGCTCTCCCCCGACATCCGCCGGCCCGGGCGCGTCGGCGATCTGATCATCCCCGTCCTCGACCCCGACGGCGCGGACCGCGACGACTTCATCCGCTGGATGGTCCGGCCCGTCCTCGGGGAGGATTTGGATGAGAAGACCCTGGGCGCCTTGAAACTGGTCACCGCCGACTATTCCGCAGCCAGTTTCGCGGCGATCCGCGCGGAATTGAAGGCCCGCCACCGCCTCGGACCGCCCCTCACCCTTGACGGGGTGCTCGATGCCATCCACGACCAGCTCGCCCCGCCCATCGAGGAGACCCGCCGCTACCAGACCCTCCAGGCCCTCGTGAATTGCACCCGCCGCAGCCTGCTGCCGGATCCCGATGCCACCGCGGAAGATCGCGAGGCCTGGACGCGCGAGATCGCCGCACTCGAAGCGCGGGGGATACGGTAGGGAATTAATCGATATAATGAGGCGGTGGCCCCGCGTGGCTCGACAAATCAGGATCATCCGGTTTGAAGGTACATCGGCAACGATGACGACAGATATGAGTCGATTGCCCGGTTCTCATTTCCGGGCGGCGATCCTATGAGCGAATAGTAAGGTTCCCTGGAGCTTGTCTGTAGCGCAGACGGTATACTCGGCAGCAGAACTGGATGCCAACGCATTCTTTCGGCCCGAAGGGCCAACGCAGTTTTCAGCCCCGGGCAACGCCCGGGGTTTGAGCGGCGGGTTTGTTGTACGCCCTGAAAGGGCAGCACAGTTGAACTTCAGAAACGCTGGACTGGATCACCACTGCGCTGCCCTTTCAGGGCGGGGAAGGTGGTGTCCCCGTGCTCCCTGGGCGTTGCCCAGGGCTGGGAGCTGCACTGGCCCTTCGGGCCGAAAGACCAGTCGATACGATTTCACCAACTGAGGCTCCAACCGGCATACATTGGCGGTTCCGGAAAATTCGGGCACGAAGAAACGCCTGTGAATAATCCCGTACGCTCAAACTGGATGCGCCATAGATTGTCGGTAGCGACGTCGCGTTGCACGCGCCATAGAGGCCGCCGGAAAATCCATTGGCAGCGGAATATAAGGAAGCCGAAATGAAACTGAAAGTTATCGTTCACGAAGCGGAGGAAGGCGGATTCTGGGCCGAAGTGCCCGCCATCCCCGGTTGCGCGACCCAGGGCGACACCCTGGACGAACTGATGGAAAACCTTCACGAGGCGATCGAAGGGTGTCTGTCCGTGGACCTTCAGGACATCGAAATGGCCACCACGGATAGAGTACTGGAGCTTACCGTTTGAAGCCCGTAAGCGGAAGGCAAGTGTGCCGGCTGCTGGAAGAGAGGGGATGGGTGCTCAAGCGAATCAACGGAAGTCACCATGTCTATGCGAAAGCAGGTGAGGTGGCCCGTATTTCCGTTCCGGTGCATGGCGGGAAGGCGCTGAAGTTGGGGCTGCAACGGCACATCATGAGAGTTGCCGCGATCGGCGAAGGCGATCTGTAGCGGCGCCAGTTGGCGCATTTTTCGAATTTCGGCGTCGCCCCGCGGGATGCGAACGTCCCTTCGCGCCAGTCCTCACACCGGCTGTAAAGTCAATCCCAGTCTTCGTCAGGAGACAGCGCAAGACGGACTGAATCTCCGCCCGAAAACTCACTGGCCCACGCATCAACGCCCCGCACCGCACCCGCCACGAAAACCCCATGCTGTTCGCCCAGCGCAATGAAGTCCGCCTCGGTCCAGTCGGGCCGCCGCAACAGCGCGTAGAGCGCGTCGCGGTAGGGGTCCGGTTCCGCGTCGCGCGTAATCTCGGGGGCCGCCGGCGGCTTGCGCGCATACCAGATCCCGCGCGCGTTGTCCTTCGCGCCCGTCTTCTCCAGGGCCTGCATGGCGATGCCGAGCCGAGCCGCGAAGTCACGCGTCTCGCGCATTAACCCCGCCAGAACCTCCTCCCGCACCGCGCGCGCGCCATCGGGGCCCGGATCGCCTTCGAGCTTCTCCAGCAGGGCGTCCAGGGCTGTCACCGGGATGCGGAAGGCCCGGTACGCGCGGCGCAGCGCGAGGCGCTCTTCGTCGCGGATGCGGAAATTGGCCCCGGCAACCCCCACGAGGAATTTTCCGACTTCCGCGAGCTCGTCCTCCGATAGGATCGCGCGCACGCGCCGCGTGAGGCTCGCCAGCTTCGGCGGATACTTCAGCAGCCGCTTCCGGAGCACGCCGAGCCGGTGCTTGTCGAAATCGTTGAAGTGATACAGCGAATTCACGATTTCCGAGACGTGCAGCACCTCAATGTGGTCCACTTCGCCGTCGGCCTCGGCCATGGCGGCGCCCAGCGCGAGCAGCAGCGCGCCCGCCAGGTACCAGGGCTCCCCCTCCGCGCAGGGCTGCTCGGGCAAACGCACCAGCGCCACACGCTCGCCGCCCTTCCACGGGCGCAGGAGCAGCCGCGGATTCGGCAGCGCCTCGAATCCCGCCGCGCCGGCCGCCGACACGATGCGCTCGCACACCGGAAGCGGCATTGGACCCTTGCCGGGTGTCGCCTGGCCCGCGAGCGCCGCCAGCTTCCGAACGGGAACCAGAATCCGCCCATCGCGGCTCAGATGCGCGTCCACCAGCGCGGTCCACGGCGAATCCGCCGCCTCGCCCGCGCACGCGCGCCAGATCGCCACGAGCGGCTCAAACTGCGCCTGCTCCGCCGCCACATCGGTCGACGTCACCGACCAGAGCTTGCTGAAATGCTCCCAGCTTTGCAGCGCCGGATTCACGGGGCGGTATTTCCACGTGTGGTTCTTTTCCGCGCGCTGGAGGCGCATCCCGGCGCCGAATTCCTCGGTGTAGGCCGCGGTAAAGCACGCCTCGAAGGCCTCGCGGTTCGCCCGGAACGCCTCGACATGCGGGCAGCGCAGGTCCTGCCGCGCGATCTCGAAGGCCAGCGGCGCGGGCAGCGGCTTCTTCCGCGCGTAGAGCCACGTGAGCGCCACGGAAATCGAATCGTTGTGCAGCGGGACCGCGCGCTTCACGAACAGGCGGTCAAACCACGCCGGCTTCAGCTTTTCGATGCCCTTCGTGGCGAAAAGGAAGGCCGCCAGCCGCGACGCGCAGCTGAAAAAGGACGCGTTTCCGTCGTAGTGCTTCAAGAGGCCCATTAGCGCCCGGAGGATATCCTCGGGCTCGCCGCGATCAATGAGCGCATGGCGCTCCAGGCCGTAGAAGTACAAAAACGCGTAGTTGATGTCGCGCAGCGGCCCCCGGCGGCCGGAAGCGAGCCACTTCAGGTAGTTCGCGCGCTGCACGGGGGTCAGGTTCGCGTAGGTCGCCCAGTGCGGAAGCGCCGGCGCCCCGTCAAAATCCGGTTCGCCCACTGGAAGCGCTGTATCGATGCACGACGCCTCCTGTTCCACCGGCGCGCCATCGGATGAGTACAGCATCGGCCGCGCGATGGCATACCCCACGTGCGAGAAGTCCTCCTCCCGCCCATGCCACGCCAGCGCCTCACCGCCGCCGGGCGCCGAAGTCTCCTCCACCAGCGCCCACGGCACCGTCCACCGCTCGTCCACATCATGGAGCGAAGGGGTGTGGGTTGGGGCCGGTTCTGGCGTTGGGGGCTCGGACACTCAATTCCCTTTCAAAGGGCCAAAAGGACGTAAAGGACCGAAGGGACCGAAGGGACCTGAAAACACC from the Candidatus Hydrogenedentota bacterium genome contains:
- a CDS encoding DUF1559 domain-containing protein, with the protein product MRRKGFTLIELLVVIAIIGILAAILLPALARAREAARRASCQNNLKQWGLVLKMYANESQGEKWPDIDYWSIKDASFIASLAPNFTVWPMGQGPRGIAIYPDYLTDLNINKCPSSGNRTGWAGWTLPYPEGESAEHCHEENSWFLTVVDDATGEVGTVDWGNPNSPCNNGRYFVNNYPGYMYLSKLFRPEWFNDANNCLYIHDVLDDDVPTVTRIGSWIDKDARLTLPTPLADGTTSVTALHLREGVERFMITDINNPGASAKAQSEVPVMLDRAASNNNGRISSASFTHVPGGANILYMDGHARFVRYPATQANEFPLSENFVRYVSVNVGTAG
- a CDS encoding SLC13 family permease, with the translated sequence MTWEALLTIGVVAGVLVSLIRNVASPAFILLAAIGVIMTAQALSGTDRLPGADAAVAGFGNSGLITVGLLFVVVAGLVHTGALDRFASPLLGQPRTVRGAQARLLPLACGLSGFLNNTPLVAMFIPVVKDLSKRTRIPASKLLLPLSYATIFGGTCTIIGTSTNLVVNGLVSKTPGLTPLGFFEIAWVGLPVAVVGLLYVLLVSDRLLPGRDAAIDLGEDPRRYTAEVRVAPGGPMVGKSIEKAGLRHLPGLFLAEIERGGRILPAVAPNEVLQADDGLVFVGVVDSVTDLHRMPGIVPATNQVFKLKAPREQRCLVEAVVSPACPLVGRSIREGRFRDRYEAAVLAVGRGGDRLTGKLGDIVLQAGDTLLLESHASFPERYGNSRHFYLVSSIDNSAPRRHERAWVAIIILVAMIAAAASGVLTMLNAALLAGGLMMLAGCCTGSEAQRGIEWPVLIVIGAALGLGDALDRSGAASFIAEGLIGLAGGNPWLVLLIVVIVTSFFTELITNNAAAVLVFPISLSAVEAMNVNPTPFIVAIMVAASASFATPFGYQTNLMVYGPGGYRFADYLRIGIPLNVLMMILVTLLAPLVWGF
- a CDS encoding AAA family ATPase; its protein translation is MDSPAYGFLREAGRIINAGQSRSIALTGNIYDLFCLSGDSRGAYVPLIDFLIGHWSIPSHILLVYEVNGPIRFVREGDQARLRDAWLQWRTGKTADDLAIQRMLDRSPPMAAGERDFDVQLQQAIGQPSVALELLRQLCLCSRSELNGQPLLRQNLIVLIEGADLILPEGEIAHLSDRDRHRLNICYDWFSDPGFVNGGDAAVLIAESRSLLNQRIARLPHLLEVTVPAPDEACRLHFINWFRSQPATGGPLDLWSSPEDLATASAGLSTQALMQLLKGAAHQAAPLTRDAVIEKVGAYIEMQLGEDMVEFKRPSHTLDDVVGFRNLKRFLRDELMPRIAAGGDDALPGAAVGGAIGSGKTFIFEAVAAELDMVVLVLKNIRSQWYGQTDVLFERLRRVLEALSKVLIFVDEADTQFGGVGPEEHSTERRLTGKIQAMMSDTRLRGRVTWLLMTARIHLLSPDIRRPGRVGDLIIPVLDPDGADRDDFIRWMVRPVLGEDLDEKTLGALKLVTADYSAASFAAIRAELKARHRLGPPLTLDGVLDAIHDQLAPPIEETRRYQTLQALVNCTRRSLLPDPDATAEDREAWTREIAALEARGIR
- a CDS encoding Rrf2 family transcriptional regulator; the encoded protein is MFSSRARYGLKAMAVLAARHAADTLVSADEIVATEHIPAKYLESILTALRKRGLLVSRRGPAGGYRLARPPEEISLADVVRTLDGAFAPTTCARTRNPVCCEGCDDMASCYIRPFMRRVRDEMAKVLEGQTVADLCASYCLPGDESDAAKARRRRPN
- a CDS encoding type II toxin-antitoxin system HicA family toxin; the protein is MKPVSGRQVCRLLEERGWVLKRINGSHHVYAKAGEVARISVPVHGGKALKLGLQRHIMRVAAIGEGDL
- a CDS encoding type II toxin-antitoxin system HicB family antitoxin, coding for MKLKVIVHEAEEGGFWAEVPAIPGCATQGDTLDELMENLHEAIEGCLSVDLQDIEMATTDRVLELTV
- a CDS encoding DUF2892 domain-containing protein, giving the protein MYWAQTDSWYLERIIWLVAGSFTLAGTLLAWLVSPWWLLLTGLVGVNLLIFAFTGFCIMANILTALGARSRVPGAPSPLGEE
- a CDS encoding TerB N-terminal domain-containing protein — its product is MSEPPTPEPAPTHTPSLHDVDERWTVPWALVEETSAPGGGEALAWHGREEDFSHVGYAIARPMLYSSDGAPVEQEASCIDTALPVGEPDFDGAPALPHWATYANLTPVQRANYLKWLASGRRGPLRDINYAFLYFYGLERHALIDRGEPEDILRALMGLLKHYDGNASFFSCASRLAAFLFATKGIEKLKPAWFDRLFVKRAVPLHNDSISVALTWLYARKKPLPAPLAFEIARQDLRCPHVEAFRANREAFEACFTAAYTEEFGAGMRLQRAEKNHTWKYRPVNPALQSWEHFSKLWSVTSTDVAAEQAQFEPLVAIWRACAGEAADSPWTALVDAHLSRDGRILVPVRKLAALAGQATPGKGPMPLPVCERIVSAAGAAGFEALPNPRLLLRPWKGGERVALVRLPEQPCAEGEPWYLAGALLLALGAAMAEADGEVDHIEVLHVSEIVNSLYHFNDFDKHRLGVLRKRLLKYPPKLASLTRRVRAILSEDELAEVGKFLVGVAGANFRIRDEERLALRRAYRAFRIPVTALDALLEKLEGDPGPDGARAVREEVLAGLMRETRDFAARLGIAMQALEKTGAKDNARGIWYARKPPAAPEITRDAEPDPYRDALYALLRRPDWTEADFIALGEQHGVFVAGAVRGVDAWASEFSGGDSVRLALSPDEDWD
- a CDS encoding DUF2062 domain-containing protein yields the protein MIEKILKEQKRMKKRLRETYVYRVFGEKLFHSRLWVHDQRAIAGGLALGMFIAFTPTIPLQMLLAACGALYFRLNLPIALAACWVTNPVTMAPIYMTAWKVGRYILEEVAFVEDTFDLFSQRTRIGSIIRHSAYLWTGSLILATCVATLSYIVARLAWGLGERIFARR